One Thermincola ferriacetica DNA segment encodes these proteins:
- a CDS encoding methyl-accepting chemotaxis protein produces MNSVKRIKKPKVGFSFNKDSLATKFTLFVVGLIIVVLFIYTTFVIQQNTSIMYEQVIQKGVSLTSGLSGVASNNIGLQQFFTLQEGLVTVKNKNPDLKEIYLIDKNGKIFAHSESNEVGKVLQDEFTKKVSQVNEPYFKKFTAGDGSEYYRIAMPVSYDLERWGTLVASLDTKHVAIANAKARNLAIGIALVLIIVSTILTYLLVRLMMKPLNYLGDKMKLMAEGDFSQDIHYKRNDEIGALAKSMNLMLSNIRSLIGQVINASHQVTTTSEQLSLNADEAAKVTQSVAASIGTVATGNLEQTESVNSAVQTFTQLSRAIDQIAMGAQEQARSINDTSEVVSAMASAIEDVANRSKNVSEAANKTAEVAATGGHAVQSAIVGMNRIKETVFETANRIRELGEYSGRIGEIIQVIDDIADQTNLLALNAAIEAARAGEHGKGFAVVADEVRKLAERSSHATKEIAELITNIQQGTNRAVKAMDEGTREVEAGSKLGLDAGKALEDIVKNVNLVTEYMQSITISTQGLSENSIKVVESMNNIAAIAEENSASTEEIAANNKVVISAIDKISQIADENARSAEQVSAATQEMTATNEEMAASAKALAQLAEQLDEIVSKFKI; encoded by the coding sequence ATGAACTCAGTTAAAAGGATCAAAAAACCGAAAGTAGGATTTAGTTTTAACAAAGATTCGTTAGCCACAAAATTTACCTTATTTGTAGTCGGGTTAATCATAGTTGTTCTGTTTATCTATACTACTTTCGTCATTCAGCAAAACACCAGTATCATGTATGAACAGGTTATCCAGAAAGGGGTCAGTTTAACTTCTGGTCTTTCAGGAGTCGCTTCAAATAACATCGGCTTGCAGCAATTCTTCACACTGCAGGAGGGCCTGGTAACAGTAAAAAACAAAAACCCTGACCTCAAAGAAATTTACTTGATTGACAAAAACGGCAAAATATTTGCTCATAGCGAAAGCAATGAAGTGGGTAAGGTCCTCCAGGATGAATTTACAAAAAAGGTTAGCCAGGTAAACGAGCCTTATTTCAAGAAGTTTACTGCCGGAGACGGAAGTGAATACTACCGGATTGCCATGCCCGTGTCTTATGACCTGGAACGCTGGGGCACCCTCGTAGCCAGTTTGGATACAAAACACGTAGCCATTGCCAACGCTAAAGCCCGCAACCTGGCTATCGGTATTGCCCTCGTACTGATTATCGTAAGTACTATCCTTACCTACTTATTAGTAAGATTAATGATGAAACCCCTCAACTACCTTGGGGACAAAATGAAACTTATGGCCGAAGGAGACTTCAGCCAGGATATTCATTATAAACGAAACGACGAAATCGGCGCGCTGGCAAAATCCATGAATTTAATGCTATCGAATATACGCTCCCTAATCGGCCAGGTTATCAATGCCAGCCATCAGGTCACTACTACCAGCGAGCAATTGTCTTTGAACGCTGATGAGGCCGCCAAGGTGACCCAAAGCGTCGCCGCTTCCATCGGCACTGTAGCGACCGGCAACCTGGAACAGACGGAAAGTGTCAATTCGGCAGTACAAACCTTCACTCAACTAAGCCGGGCCATAGATCAAATTGCCATGGGCGCCCAGGAACAGGCCCGTAGTATTAACGATACCTCAGAAGTGGTTTCCGCTATGGCAAGCGCCATCGAAGACGTTGCTAACAGGTCAAAAAATGTTTCAGAAGCCGCAAATAAAACTGCCGAAGTAGCTGCCACCGGCGGCCATGCCGTTCAATCCGCCATTGTAGGTATGAACCGCATCAAGGAGACAGTTTTTGAAACAGCAAACAGAATCCGGGAGTTGGGCGAATACTCCGGCAGAATCGGTGAAATCATCCAGGTCATTGATGATATAGCTGACCAAACAAACCTCCTTGCTTTAAATGCCGCAATTGAAGCGGCTCGGGCCGGTGAGCATGGTAAAGGCTTTGCTGTCGTGGCTGATGAGGTAAGAAAGCTTGCTGAACGCTCAAGTCACGCTACTAAAGAAATAGCAGAATTAATCACTAATATCCAGCAAGGAACCAACCGGGCCGTAAAAGCTATGGACGAAGGCACCCGGGAAGTGGAAGCCGGCTCCAAATTAGGTCTGGACGCAGGAAAGGCCCTGGAAGATATAGTAAAGAATGTAAACCTGGTTACGGAATATATGCAAAGTATCACAATTTCCACCCAAGGATTATCCGAAAACAGTATTAAGGTTGTAGAATCCATGAACAATATAGCAGCAATAGCCGAAGAAAACTCTGCCTCTACAGAGGAAATTGCGGCAAATAACAAGGTAGTTATTTCTGCTATAGATAAAATTTCCCAGATTGCTGATGAAAATGCCAGGAGTGCAGAACAAGTATCGGCTGCAACCCAGGAAATGACTGCTACCAATGAGGAAATGGCCGCATCTGCCAAGGCCTTGGCTCAATTAGCCGAACAGTTGGATGAAATAGTAAGTAAGTTTAAAATATAA
- the trxB gene encoding thioredoxin-disulfide reductase codes for MDKEKQKIECDVLILGGGPAGLSAAIYCGRAKLKTVVLEEGVPGGQAATTYHIANYPGTSGVINGAELTNNMRKQAEYFQADIQSGVKVQEVNLISDKKVVKTENADYTSRAVIIATGAQPRKLQVEGADTFKSRGVHYCATCDGPFYQGKRVIVVGGGNSALQEAVFLTRFAEQVAIVHQFDHFQGSKVAQEEVFNNPKIKIRWNSTIRKIHGDDKVSQVTVYNSVTGQEETVETDAVFVYIGTEPKSELFKGQVDMDETGYIITDGEMRTKLPGVFAAGDIRKKEVRQAITAAGDGATAAVNAEKYLTN; via the coding sequence GTGGATAAGGAAAAACAAAAGATTGAATGCGATGTCTTAATTTTAGGCGGCGGTCCGGCCGGGTTATCAGCGGCAATTTACTGCGGCAGGGCTAAGCTGAAAACTGTCGTTTTAGAAGAAGGGGTTCCAGGCGGTCAGGCGGCCACCACTTATCATATTGCCAACTACCCCGGAACCTCCGGAGTAATTAACGGTGCCGAATTAACCAACAATATGCGCAAACAGGCTGAATACTTTCAGGCAGACATTCAAAGCGGAGTCAAGGTACAGGAGGTTAACCTCATAAGTGATAAGAAAGTAGTAAAGACCGAAAATGCGGATTATACCAGTCGTGCGGTCATTATAGCGACCGGTGCGCAGCCCAGGAAGCTGCAAGTAGAAGGAGCTGATACTTTTAAATCACGGGGTGTGCACTACTGTGCCACATGTGACGGTCCCTTTTACCAGGGGAAGCGGGTTATCGTGGTGGGAGGCGGAAATTCCGCATTGCAGGAAGCTGTCTTTTTAACCAGGTTTGCCGAACAGGTAGCAATAGTCCATCAATTTGACCATTTCCAGGGGTCTAAAGTTGCCCAGGAAGAAGTTTTTAATAATCCCAAGATAAAAATTAGATGGAATTCTACCATCCGAAAAATACACGGAGACGATAAGGTCTCTCAAGTTACTGTTTATAATTCTGTCACAGGGCAGGAAGAAACAGTTGAAACAGATGCTGTTTTTGTATATATAGGTACAGAACCAAAATCAGAACTGTTTAAAGGACAGGTAGATATGGATGAAACAGGGTATATTATAACAGATGGTGAAATGCGTACCAAGCTACCCGGGGTATTTGCGGCTGGAGATATCAGAAAAAAAGAAGTCAGGCAGGCGATAACAGCTGCGGGAGATGGCGCAACAGCAGCAGTTAACGCTGAAAAATATCTTACCAATTAA
- a CDS encoding MerR family transcriptional regulator: protein MPAQNLEDKPMYTISVVAELMKVHPETLRIWEKNKLITPARRNKQRLYSEMDVKKLQFIYYLINEKGLNLAGVHQIVSMYPCWHIKNCSGGANRDQEPVNQSKPCWKSPGTFCKVIIDRSEMCASCKYYVENNCSCH from the coding sequence GTGCCTGCACAGAATCTTGAAGACAAGCCGATGTACACTATCAGCGTTGTTGCAGAACTAATGAAGGTGCACCCTGAAACTTTACGTATTTGGGAAAAAAACAAGCTTATTACCCCGGCCCGCAGAAACAAACAAAGGCTATACAGCGAAATGGATGTGAAAAAATTACAGTTTATATACTATCTCATTAACGAAAAAGGTTTGAATCTGGCCGGTGTTCACCAGATTGTCTCCATGTATCCTTGTTGGCATATTAAAAACTGTTCGGGCGGCGCTAACCGGGACCAGGAACCTGTCAACCAGTCTAAACCCTGCTGGAAATCTCCTGGAACTTTCTGCAAAGTAATTATAGACCGCTCTGAAATGTGTGCCAGTTGTAAATATTATGTAGAAAATAACTGTTCCTGCCATTAA
- a CDS encoding NifB/NifX family molybdenum-iron cluster-binding protein, whose product MRVAIPELYGKVNPHFGQSTNFSIIDLNNSEIVGMKTISAHGLQHKYDQTAQLLQANQVDVVLAGKINKKCFNTLKNYGFLVISGVDGDIISAAIAYAQGELINYEYNCSRKERCRPA is encoded by the coding sequence ATGCGCGTAGCCATTCCCGAGCTTTATGGCAAGGTCAATCCCCATTTCGGGCAGAGTACCAACTTTTCCATTATAGACCTTAATAATTCAGAAATAGTAGGGATGAAAACAATTTCTGCCCACGGACTGCAACATAAATATGACCAGACAGCCCAGTTATTGCAGGCTAACCAGGTAGACGTAGTCTTAGCGGGCAAAATTAACAAAAAGTGTTTTAATACATTAAAGAATTACGGGTTCCTCGTCATATCAGGAGTTGACGGTGATATCATCTCAGCGGCTATTGCCTACGCCCAAGGCGAATTAATAAATTATGAATATAACTGTTCCCGTAAAGAACGCTGCCGCCCTGCATAA
- a CDS encoding 4Fe-4S dicluster domain-containing protein encodes MSLGINGVKVTIDREKCERSGGCFAKRACPVRAISYKNGKILIDGSICLGCGKCQEVCPNKAISVEVK; translated from the coding sequence GTGTCCCTTGGAATAAACGGTGTGAAGGTCACCATCGACAGAGAGAAATGTGAACGTTCCGGCGGATGTTTCGCTAAAAGGGCGTGCCCAGTGAGAGCCATAAGCTATAAAAACGGGAAAATATTAATTGATGGGAGCATCTGCCTGGGATGTGGCAAGTGCCAGGAAGTGTGCCCCAATAAGGCAATATCAGTGGAAGTAAAATGA
- a CDS encoding B12-binding domain-containing radical SAM protein: MVKVMLVTPDYHSGVVESAGRWPHIGFVYIAGELRKRGFDVIIYDAMSKGHDLVRITEEIKKIKPDVVATTAFTASMPAAAELLYRAKKCHPAVVTVIGGIHPTFLYEEVLNGHPFIDYVVRYEGEYTMPELLEAHFGQRPLAEVKGIAYRLNGQVVVTELRPYIEDLDTLVPAWDLLDWEDYTFYVYPGSRLGIISTSRGCQHDCGFCSQHKFWQRTWRARSVESVTSEIEHLVKEYGVEIFFISDEYPTADRERWEKILDWLIDKQLGAMFLIETRVDDIIRDEDIMHKYRQAGIIHIYVGIEATSQENLDIFNKGIVADDSKRALDIIHAHGIVSETSFVLGIPQETKASIKRTLETAIRYNPDFAHFLLLAPWPYADMYKDLKQYIVTADYARYNLVEPVIKPARMTTDELFMQVLKCYQKFYFGKIAEWATLKDGFKKRYAIQSMKAIMENSFLKEHVLKLGSIPKSVEKLLKTWVS; encoded by the coding sequence TTGGTCAAAGTCATGTTGGTAACCCCCGATTATCACAGCGGGGTAGTGGAATCGGCCGGTCGGTGGCCGCATATAGGATTTGTCTATATAGCGGGTGAACTTCGGAAAAGGGGTTTTGACGTCATTATATATGACGCCATGTCCAAAGGCCACGACCTGGTGCGGATTACCGAAGAGATAAAGAAAATTAAACCTGACGTTGTGGCAACGACGGCTTTTACCGCGTCTATGCCCGCTGCGGCGGAATTGTTGTACCGGGCCAAAAAATGCCATCCGGCAGTTGTTACAGTCATCGGGGGTATTCATCCTACCTTTTTGTATGAGGAGGTATTAAACGGGCATCCTTTTATCGACTATGTTGTACGCTATGAAGGGGAGTATACCATGCCGGAATTGCTGGAAGCCCATTTCGGTCAAAGACCCCTGGCTGAAGTGAAAGGCATAGCTTACCGGTTAAATGGACAGGTTGTTGTTACAGAATTACGCCCCTATATAGAGGACCTGGATACTTTGGTTCCGGCCTGGGATTTGTTGGATTGGGAGGACTATACATTTTATGTGTATCCCGGTTCTCGCCTGGGCATTATATCTACTTCCAGGGGCTGCCAACATGATTGTGGTTTTTGTTCGCAACACAAGTTCTGGCAACGGACCTGGCGAGCCAGGAGCGTGGAAAGTGTTACTTCCGAAATAGAACACCTGGTCAAAGAATACGGCGTGGAAATTTTCTTTATCTCCGATGAATATCCTACCGCTGATCGGGAACGTTGGGAAAAAATCCTGGACTGGCTGATAGATAAACAGCTCGGGGCAATGTTTCTGATTGAAACCAGGGTTGACGATATTATCCGGGATGAAGACATCATGCACAAATACCGGCAGGCCGGTATAATACATATATACGTGGGAATTGAGGCAACTTCCCAGGAAAATCTGGACATATTCAACAAGGGCATAGTTGCCGATGATTCCAAGAGGGCGTTGGACATTATCCATGCCCACGGCATAGTCAGTGAGACTTCTTTTGTGTTGGGGATACCTCAAGAGACCAAGGCCAGCATCAAAAGAACCCTGGAAACGGCTATCAGGTATAACCCTGATTTTGCCCATTTTCTTCTGCTGGCCCCCTGGCCTTATGCCGACATGTATAAAGACCTGAAACAGTATATTGTTACTGCTGATTATGCCAGGTATAATCTGGTGGAGCCGGTAATTAAACCTGCCCGGATGACTACTGATGAATTGTTTATGCAGGTATTGAAGTGTTACCAGAAGTTTTATTTCGGGAAGATTGCCGAGTGGGCCACGCTTAAGGACGGTTTCAAGAAAAGGTACGCCATTCAGTCCATGAAGGCCATTATGGAAAACTCTTTTCTTAAAGAACATGTGTTAAAACTGGGCTCAATACCAAAATCGGTGGAAAAGCTGTTGAAAACCTGGGTAAGCTGA
- a CDS encoding carboxypeptidase regulatory-like domain-containing protein — protein sequence MKPGVIRKYCLTIVTSAAFLVTYNFGLYPLLAKKSIAFESPRAAAEVTVDADDSDAEQGATTQGTTGLVTQEQPTTGANETGATTAVENSNLGTNQNSVDPNDDRQDTDNPAETSVADTVYGNIYQEGPGDTVLEEVYDLPNLEDLLDLPVIPELGEEVVMNIVYNSLSGCVLDNLTGAPLEQVTVTLTGPQGTFTTTTDKAGNYDIMVPKGDYYLVFWLYGYDMEKFIVPLHTDEVQDCVLSRLVPVSFRVTGAKDSNSLKIVRAKLHVGPDFSRPDYELAIGSDGTVDAVMLSPGRYYAKAAKGAAISEFWVTNEGNQVIIKED from the coding sequence GTGAAACCCGGTGTAATTAGAAAATACTGCTTGACCATAGTAACAAGCGCCGCATTTTTGGTAACTTACAATTTCGGTCTCTACCCGTTATTAGCAAAGAAAAGTATTGCCTTTGAATCCCCCAGGGCTGCGGCAGAAGTAACCGTTGACGCAGATGATTCTGATGCGGAACAGGGCGCAACAACCCAGGGGACCACTGGTTTAGTTACGCAGGAGCAACCAACTACGGGCGCTAATGAAACCGGAGCAACAACAGCGGTAGAAAACAGCAATTTGGGAACCAACCAAAATTCGGTTGATCCGAACGATGACCGCCAGGATACGGACAATCCTGCCGAAACGAGCGTGGCCGATACGGTATACGGCAATATATACCAAGAAGGCCCCGGAGATACCGTTTTGGAAGAAGTATATGATTTGCCCAACCTTGAGGATTTGCTGGACCTTCCTGTAATACCGGAACTGGGCGAAGAGGTGGTAATGAATATCGTATATAACTCCCTTTCCGGATGTGTTCTAGACAATTTGACGGGCGCCCCTTTAGAGCAAGTAACGGTGACCCTGACCGGGCCCCAGGGCACTTTCACCACAACTACTGACAAAGCAGGTAATTATGATATAATGGTACCAAAGGGAGATTATTATCTGGTCTTTTGGTTATACGGGTATGATATGGAAAAATTTATCGTCCCGTTGCATACGGATGAAGTTCAGGACTGCGTACTGTCCAGGCTCGTACCCGTGAGTTTCCGGGTCACCGGGGCAAAAGACAGTAACTCTTTAAAAATTGTCCGGGCCAAACTCCATGTGGGCCCCGACTTTTCACGGCCCGATTATGAACTGGCCATTGGCTCTGACGGCACTGTTGATGCTGTTATGCTGTCTCCGGGCAGGTACTATGCCAAAGCAGCCAAAGGAGCGGCCATCAGTGAATTTTGGGTTACCAATGAAGGAAACCAGGTAATTATTAAAGAGGATTAA
- the ccsA gene encoding cytochrome c biogenesis protein CcsA, with product MLKADVILIMATALLYSGIFLFFIFGLVTKKEVFIRYAIKAGWIGLFLNLAAVVIRWLQAGHPPVNMFELNSSGVCLAIALYLFLQWKVRELRVVGVVVFGFTAILLGWSLTLFTGVETLKPEYQSIWLVAHIFSAFTALAFYLMSFAISCLYFLNKSLGRENYSAAAGEALMDEYNVRLVAAGFVSHALMLITGAIWAQEAWGSYWSWDPVETWTLLAWLLYGLFLHLYFSFGWRGVKLQIMTLAAFPIIVFCYWWIPHLPLSNF from the coding sequence TTGCTAAAGGCTGATGTTATACTGATAATGGCAACGGCATTGCTATATTCCGGAATCTTTTTGTTTTTTATTTTTGGGCTGGTAACGAAAAAAGAAGTTTTCATCAGGTATGCAATAAAGGCTGGATGGATAGGTTTGTTCCTCAATCTTGCGGCAGTGGTAATAAGGTGGCTGCAAGCGGGGCACCCGCCGGTGAATATGTTTGAATTAAACTCTTCAGGGGTGTGTTTGGCCATAGCCCTGTACCTTTTTCTGCAATGGAAAGTACGGGAACTGCGGGTGGTGGGGGTGGTAGTTTTTGGCTTCACCGCAATCCTGTTAGGGTGGAGCTTAACTTTGTTTACCGGCGTGGAAACATTAAAGCCGGAATACCAAAGTATCTGGTTGGTAGCCCATATATTCTCCGCTTTTACTGCTTTGGCCTTTTACTTAATGTCATTTGCTATTTCCTGTTTATATTTCTTGAATAAATCTTTGGGGCGGGAAAATTATAGCGCTGCTGCCGGGGAAGCGTTAATGGATGAATATAATGTTCGCCTTGTGGCTGCCGGGTTTGTCAGCCATGCCCTGATGCTTATTACCGGCGCTATTTGGGCGCAGGAGGCCTGGGGAAGTTATTGGAGCTGGGACCCGGTGGAAACATGGACTTTATTGGCATGGCTGCTTTATGGTTTATTTTTGCACTTATATTTTTCCTTTGGGTGGCGGGGGGTGAAACTGCAAATAATGACGCTGGCAGCTTTCCCCATAATTGTTTTTTGCTATTGGTGGATTCCCCATTTGCCGCTAAGCAATTTTTAA
- a CDS encoding cytochrome c biogenesis protein ResB, translating to MKLLNFLTSRKTNAVLLAVALVLSFAGQWANRLQPQFFLYRTWWFSGLIILIALNSTACSVKRLVRPEDGPAQYNDIRFVVAGDGDTEKISEKLRRLFAKAGYLVTGDAGSRWVARKGKIAIWGSVLFHISFSIAGLGIILNNLFGMSGAMAIPVGHAVVEEHDAYVGKVWEGAFFDESHAGFSIYVDNLRPEFRYGNKSFSALEGHVLLKNKEGGSLSQPIRPNKGITFCGRKIMLGNFGAAPVISVHFNGTERWRSIITLAAGGKTGPPLTFYDTVELPQTPVLAKIRIYPEAESKSGQWLSRSLLLKNPVMELELWEDSNLLKKGFLKPGEALALPSGLAVKFEAVRYYGFFNVSFLPGLWVMYAGLFLGAGGLIITLLSDYRVITVEKGSQNGQQVLVVSGWAYHYKNSLAGLIRNILHAFEYKEDNLAKG from the coding sequence ATGAAGCTGCTTAATTTTTTAACTTCCAGAAAAACAAATGCTGTTTTACTAGCTGTGGCTTTGGTCCTTTCTTTCGCCGGTCAGTGGGCAAACCGGCTGCAGCCCCAGTTTTTTCTTTACCGGACATGGTGGTTTTCCGGCTTAATTATATTAATCGCCCTTAATTCGACGGCCTGCTCGGTTAAAAGGCTGGTCAGGCCGGAAGACGGGCCGGCTCAATACAACGACATAAGATTCGTGGTTGCCGGTGACGGAGACACAGAAAAAATATCGGAAAAGCTGCGGCGACTTTTTGCAAAAGCCGGTTACCTGGTCACTGGTGATGCCGGTTCCCGCTGGGTGGCCAGGAAAGGGAAAATCGCCATTTGGGGTTCTGTTCTTTTCCATATCAGTTTCAGCATTGCGGGATTGGGGATTATCCTGAACAATTTATTCGGCATGTCCGGCGCCATGGCCATTCCCGTTGGGCATGCCGTGGTCGAGGAGCATGATGCTTATGTGGGTAAGGTTTGGGAAGGCGCTTTTTTTGACGAATCCCATGCCGGTTTTTCCATTTATGTAGATAACCTGAGGCCCGAATTCAGGTATGGCAATAAGAGTTTTTCTGCACTGGAAGGACACGTGCTGTTGAAAAACAAAGAGGGAGGCAGCCTCTCTCAGCCTATCAGACCCAATAAAGGCATTACTTTTTGTGGGCGAAAAATTATGTTGGGCAATTTTGGAGCCGCGCCGGTCATAAGTGTCCATTTTAACGGCACGGAGCGTTGGCGAAGTATTATAACTTTAGCGGCCGGGGGAAAAACAGGCCCGCCATTGACCTTTTATGATACGGTGGAGCTTCCCCAAACGCCGGTCCTGGCCAAGATCAGGATATATCCGGAAGCTGAAAGCAAGTCCGGTCAATGGCTTTCCCGGTCATTACTTTTAAAAAACCCGGTTATGGAACTGGAATTGTGGGAAGACAGCAATTTGTTAAAGAAAGGGTTTTTAAAGCCCGGCGAGGCATTGGCCCTGCCCAGCGGACTGGCAGTCAAGTTTGAAGCTGTCCGGTACTACGGATTTTTCAATGTTTCTTTTTTACCAGGCTTATGGGTTATGTATGCGGGACTTTTCCTGGGAGCAGGGGGTCTTATTATAACCCTTTTGTCTGACTACAGGGTAATCACGGTAGAAAAGGGTAGCCAAAACGGGCAGCAGGTTTTAGTCGTTTCTGGCTGGGCTTATCATTACAAGAATTCCCTGGCCGGTTTAATTCGTAACATTTTGCACGCTTTTGAGTATAAGGAGGATAATCTTGCTAAAGGCTGA